The proteins below are encoded in one region of Roseomonas marmotae:
- a CDS encoding helix-turn-helix domain-containing protein has protein sequence MLRALSILKELNRQQNTTVDQLHRTTALPKPTIMRLLGTLAAAGLVTKAERGLGYQVTSDVLSLSAGFHGGPLVAEAGRPWAVDLTRRLRWPAAITVPVHGRVAVSVSTVADSAVSPFHATVGVSFSMVTRAVGRAYLAFCPDSERRILMRMLAASSDPEDNPPNLTRVVQAMITTVRRQGYAERDPNVEPRSSNTVAVPIRLGETVAGTIGLSYFRSAVSHAVLVGELVPALNKASQEITVSMERLQRDRAGN, from the coding sequence GTGCTGCGCGCCCTGTCGATCCTGAAGGAATTGAACAGGCAGCAGAACACCACGGTCGATCAACTGCACCGCACCACCGCCCTGCCGAAGCCGACCATCATGCGGCTTCTGGGCACGCTGGCGGCGGCGGGGCTGGTGACGAAGGCGGAGCGGGGCCTCGGATACCAGGTCACCTCGGATGTGCTCTCGCTCAGCGCCGGCTTCCACGGCGGGCCGCTGGTGGCGGAGGCGGGGCGCCCCTGGGCGGTGGACCTGACGCGCCGCCTGCGCTGGCCGGCGGCGATCACGGTGCCCGTGCACGGGCGCGTCGCCGTCAGCGTCAGCACCGTGGCGGACAGCGCCGTCTCGCCCTTCCATGCCACGGTGGGCGTCAGCTTCAGCATGGTGACGCGCGCGGTGGGCCGCGCCTACCTCGCCTTCTGCCCGGATTCCGAGCGGCGCATCCTGATGCGGATGCTCGCCGCCTCCAGCGACCCGGAGGATAACCCTCCCAACCTCACCCGCGTGGTGCAGGCGATGATCACCACCGTCCGGCGCCAGGGCTATGCGGAGCGCGACCCGAATGTGGAGCCGCGTTCCTCCAATACCGTCGCGGTGCCGATCCGCCTGGGCGAGACGGTGGCCGGCACCATCGGCCTCAGCTATTTCCGCTCGGCCGTCAGCCACGCCGTGCTGGTGGGCGAGCTGGTGCCCGCGCTGAACAAGGCAAGCCAGGAAATCACCGTCTCCATGGAGCGGTTGCAGCGGGATCGCGCCGGCAACTGA
- a CDS encoding NAD(P)-dependent oxidoreductase, with amino-acid sequence MLRRPGVTNGAIGSVPYLRERILAEYPQAKFNEDIRHRMTEEEIIAFLADCDGAIMGGDVVNDRVLRALPHIRDIGIFGVGLNTVDLAACQRHGVRLGFTPGVNRLAVAELALCFMIAGLRWVAPLSLAMRNGERPRTRVGRSLTGRVVGLHGCGHIGKEVVRLLQPFGCTIITHDIRDYPDFYREHDITPVSFAELLERSEVLSLHIPRSPATEDLYDAATLARLRPDCVLVNTCRGGIVNEEALLERLESGKLVAACLDVFAHEPPDNDRLLRHPNLLSTPHAGASTREARIAMVDAALRGLREGELVDPAKFTDYLEATGTA; translated from the coding sequence ATGCTCCGCCGCCCCGGCGTGACGAATGGCGCGATCGGCAGCGTGCCCTATCTGCGCGAACGTATCCTCGCCGAGTATCCGCAGGCGAAGTTCAACGAGGACATCCGCCACAGGATGACCGAGGAGGAGATCATCGCCTTCCTGGCGGATTGCGACGGCGCCATCATGGGCGGCGACGTGGTCAATGACCGCGTCCTGCGCGCCCTGCCGCATATCCGCGACATCGGCATCTTCGGCGTCGGGCTGAACACGGTGGATCTCGCGGCCTGCCAGCGCCACGGCGTGCGGCTGGGCTTCACGCCGGGCGTCAACCGCCTCGCGGTCGCGGAACTCGCGCTGTGCTTCATGATCGCCGGGCTGCGCTGGGTCGCGCCGCTCAGCCTGGCCATGCGGAATGGCGAGAGGCCGCGCACCCGCGTCGGCCGGAGCCTGACGGGCCGCGTCGTCGGCCTGCATGGCTGCGGACATATCGGCAAGGAGGTGGTGCGCCTGCTCCAGCCCTTCGGCTGCACCATCATCACCCATGACATCCGAGACTATCCTGATTTCTACAGGGAACATGACATCACGCCGGTTTCCTTCGCCGAATTGCTGGAGCGGTCGGAGGTGCTGTCGCTGCACATCCCCCGCTCCCCTGCGACGGAGGATCTCTATGACGCCGCGACGCTGGCGCGGCTGCGGCCGGACTGCGTGCTGGTCAATACCTGCCGTGGCGGCATCGTGAACGAGGAGGCGCTGCTGGAGCGGCTGGAGAGCGGGAAGCTGGTGGCGGCCTGCCTCGATGTCTTCGCGCATGAACCGCCCGACAACGACCGGCTGCTGCGCCATCCCAACCTGCTCTCCACCCCCCATGCCGGCGCCAGCACGCGGGAGGCCCGCATCGCCATGGTGGATGCGGCATTGCGGGGGCTGCGGGAAGGCGAGCTGGTCGATCCCGCGAAATTCACGGACTATCTTGAGGCAACAGGGACAGCATGA
- a CDS encoding amidohydrolase family protein, with product MPDQHQAAPHLTGFVPPRHACDAHCHVFGPGERFPYAASRRYTPEDKPKEVLAALHDRLGLERAVLVQASCHGTDNRAMMDALRSDPARYRGVAMIDDETPDAELMAMHEAGVRGIRFNFIKSLGGGPGLDVVHRAAGRVRGMGWHVVLHLQGDGVREMEETIRALRMPVVIDHMGRVDPAQGVEGASFRALLALLREDERIWVKLSGAERMVPAPFTAALPFAHALLRAAPDRVLWGTDFPHPNLAVPVEETELLDLVPLIAPRAEDRQRLLVENPAALYGFED from the coding sequence ATGCCCGATCAGCATCAGGCCGCGCCGCATCTGACGGGCTTCGTTCCGCCACGCCATGCCTGCGACGCGCACTGCCATGTCTTCGGGCCAGGCGAGCGTTTCCCTTATGCCGCGAGCCGCCGCTACACGCCGGAAGACAAGCCCAAGGAAGTCCTCGCCGCGCTGCACGACCGCCTGGGGCTGGAGCGCGCGGTGCTCGTGCAGGCGAGCTGCCACGGCACCGACAACCGCGCCATGATGGACGCGCTGCGTTCCGATCCCGCGCGCTATCGCGGTGTCGCCATGATCGACGACGAGACGCCGGATGCCGAGCTGATGGCGATGCACGAGGCCGGCGTGCGTGGCATCCGCTTCAACTTCATCAAGAGCCTGGGCGGCGGCCCCGGCCTGGACGTGGTGCATCGCGCCGCCGGCCGCGTGCGCGGCATGGGCTGGCATGTCGTGCTGCACCTGCAGGGCGATGGCGTGCGGGAGATGGAGGAGACCATCCGCGCGCTGCGGATGCCAGTGGTGATCGACCATATGGGCCGTGTCGATCCGGCGCAGGGGGTGGAGGGCGCATCCTTCCGCGCCCTGCTGGCGCTGCTGCGGGAGGATGAGCGGATCTGGGTGAAGCTGAGCGGCGCCGAGCGCATGGTGCCCGCCCCCTTCACCGCGGCGCTGCCCTTCGCCCATGCGCTGCTGCGGGCGGCGCCGGACCGCGTGCTCTGGGGCACCGACTTCCCGCATCCCAATCTGGCGGTGCCGGTGGAGGAGACGGAGCTGCTGGACCTGGTGCCGCTGATCGCCCCGCGCGCGGAGGACCGGCAGCGCCTGCTGGTAGAAAATCCCGCTGCTCTCTATGGCTTTGAGGACTGA
- a CDS encoding tripartite tricarboxylate transporter substrate binding protein, with amino-acid sequence MLISRRGALMAGGSVMMVRAARAQSWPDRPIRVIVPYAAGGADQFIRPLQDGMTQALGQAIVIESAPGGGGALGANRVRTAPPDGHTLLFAGTGALTAVPRLQKLGYSIADFAPIANLIAIPYVLAARRDAAFTDMASFLKAAKARPEGLTYGTPGTGSTPHLIAEAMAKAAGIRMLHVPYSGIATAAVALLAGDIDLVMGAPGNIMPLMERGVRPLAQTGAARIAPLPELPTLREAGLPVELVTRFGFFAPRHTDAAILDRLARLVLTGAAGPAYVEAMHRGFNEVEPLDRARFQAFLEAEDKATAQWLQALDLG; translated from the coding sequence ATGCTCATCTCCCGGCGTGGCGCCTTGATGGCCGGCGGGTCCGTCATGATGGTGCGCGCGGCGCGGGCGCAGTCCTGGCCCGACCGCCCGATCCGCGTGATCGTGCCCTATGCCGCCGGCGGCGCCGACCAGTTCATCCGGCCCTTGCAGGACGGCATGACGCAGGCCCTGGGGCAGGCCATCGTCATCGAATCCGCGCCCGGCGGGGGCGGGGCGCTGGGCGCCAACCGCGTCCGCACCGCGCCGCCCGACGGCCATACGCTGCTCTTCGCCGGCACGGGCGCGCTGACCGCGGTACCGAGGTTGCAGAAGCTGGGCTATTCCATCGCGGATTTCGCGCCGATCGCCAATCTCATCGCCATCCCCTACGTGCTGGCGGCGCGGCGGGATGCCGCCTTCACGGATATGGCCAGCTTCCTGAAGGCCGCCAAGGCGAGGCCGGAGGGGCTGACCTATGGCACGCCCGGCACCGGCAGCACGCCGCATCTGATCGCCGAGGCCATGGCCAAGGCCGCCGGCATCCGGATGCTGCATGTGCCCTATTCCGGCATCGCCACGGCCGCCGTCGCGCTGCTGGCGGGGGATATCGACCTGGTGATGGGCGCCCCCGGCAATATCATGCCGCTGATGGAGCGCGGGGTGCGCCCGCTGGCGCAGACCGGCGCCGCCCGTATCGCACCGCTGCCGGAGCTGCCGACGCTGCGCGAGGCAGGGCTGCCGGTCGAGCTGGTCACGCGCTTCGGCTTCTTCGCGCCCCGGCACACCGATGCCGCGATTCTCGACCGCCTCGCCCGGCTCGTGCTGACCGGCGCCGCCGGCCCCGCCTATGTCGAGGCCATGCACCGTGGCTTCAACGAGGTGGAGCCGCTGGACCGCGCCCGGTTCCAGGCCTTCCTGGAAGCCGAGGACAAGGCGACGGCGCAATGGCTCCAGGCACTGGACCTGGGTTGA
- a CDS encoding NAD(P)H-quinone oxidoreductase, with the protein MTVVEIRGQGGPEVLHLAQRPVPDCGPGEVLVRVAAAGVNRPDVQQRKGLYPPPAGVTDIPGLDVAGVVSAVGPDVAWPRVGDAVCALVAGGGYAEFCLVPAPQCMPVPRGFTFAQAATLPEVFFTAWNNVIWLGRLAEGETLLVQGGTSGVGLAAMQIGRHLRDATVLATSSSAAKRAVCLEMGADAVVDYRDADWPEQVRALTDGRGVDVILDGQGGDYTPLELGLLAPDGRLVLIASHRAPKAEISTREIYIRRLTLTGSTLRARPVAYKGRIARELVEQVWPLLEAGRIRTHICGVHPLAEAAAAHAVLDANEQIGKLVLTVSDLAETVPEPPS; encoded by the coding sequence ATGACAGTGGTGGAGATCCGCGGCCAGGGTGGACCGGAGGTGCTGCATCTCGCGCAGCGGCCGGTGCCGGACTGCGGGCCGGGGGAGGTGCTGGTGCGGGTTGCCGCGGCCGGGGTCAACCGGCCGGATGTGCAGCAGCGCAAGGGCCTCTATCCGCCCCCGGCCGGCGTGACGGATATCCCAGGGCTGGACGTGGCGGGGGTGGTCAGCGCCGTGGGGCCGGATGTCGCCTGGCCGCGTGTCGGCGACGCCGTCTGCGCGCTGGTCGCGGGCGGGGGCTATGCCGAGTTCTGCCTGGTGCCGGCGCCGCAATGCATGCCCGTCCCGCGCGGCTTCACCTTCGCCCAGGCCGCGACCCTGCCGGAAGTCTTCTTCACCGCCTGGAACAACGTCATCTGGCTGGGGCGGCTGGCGGAGGGGGAGACGCTGCTGGTGCAGGGGGGCACCAGCGGCGTCGGCCTCGCCGCCATGCAGATCGGCAGGCACCTGCGGGACGCGACGGTGCTGGCCACCAGCAGCTCCGCCGCCAAGCGGGCGGTCTGCCTGGAGATGGGCGCGGATGCCGTGGTCGACTACCGCGACGCCGACTGGCCGGAGCAGGTACGCGCGCTGACGGACGGGCGCGGCGTGGATGTCATCCTGGACGGGCAGGGGGGCGACTACACGCCGCTGGAACTGGGGCTGCTGGCGCCGGATGGGCGGCTGGTGCTGATTGCCAGCCACCGCGCGCCGAAGGCCGAGATCAGCACGCGCGAGATCTATATCCGCCGGCTGACCCTGACGGGATCGACGCTGCGCGCGCGCCCCGTGGCCTATAAGGGCCGCATCGCGCGGGAACTGGTGGAGCAGGTCTGGCCGCTGCTGGAGGCGGGGCGCATCCGCACGCATATCTGCGGCGTGCATCCGCTGGCGGAGGCCGCGGCCGCCCATGCCGTGCTTGACGCCAATGAGCAGATCGGCAAACTGGTGCTGACCGTTTCCGACCTCGCGGAAACCGTGCCGGAACCGCCCTCCTGA
- a CDS encoding Bug family tripartite tricarboxylate transporter substrate binding protein, whose amino-acid sequence MSSITRRGLGGLAIGAGLAAAARPARAETWPSRPATVIVPWPAGGSTDVLARGLSRYLGDRLGHPAVVDNRSGANGNIGAAMVARAAPDGYTLMVTTNAPITNNTLLYRSMPFDPNTDLTPVALLAELPIVIAARKDMPYSTVQELIAYAKKNPGKVNCGTPPLGAVAHLAVELLMYRTGIQLNVIPYRGSAPLTNDLLAGSVDMALDLVTTYLPHIETGALKALGVTATQAIPQLPDTPPVQAQGVADYQATGWISLLGPAKMPAEIVSRLNAESNAYLALEETKALLPNLGLTPLGGTAADLTRRMTAEVELWRPVIKAANISVE is encoded by the coding sequence ATGTCCAGCATCACACGGCGCGGCCTGGGCGGCCTCGCCATCGGCGCGGGCCTCGCGGCGGCGGCGCGCCCTGCCCGCGCGGAAACCTGGCCCAGCCGCCCGGCGACCGTCATCGTCCCCTGGCCGGCGGGCGGCTCCACCGACGTGCTGGCGCGCGGGCTCTCGCGCTATCTCGGGGATCGCCTCGGCCATCCCGCGGTCGTGGACAACCGCTCCGGCGCCAATGGCAATATCGGCGCGGCGATGGTCGCGCGCGCGGCGCCGGATGGCTACACGCTGATGGTGACGACCAATGCGCCGATCACCAACAACACGCTGCTCTACCGCTCGATGCCCTTCGATCCCAATACGGATCTGACGCCGGTCGCCCTGCTCGCGGAACTGCCGATCGTCATCGCGGCGCGGAAGGACATGCCCTACAGCACGGTGCAGGAGCTGATCGCCTATGCCAAAAAGAATCCGGGCAAGGTGAATTGCGGAACGCCGCCGCTGGGCGCCGTCGCGCATCTGGCGGTGGAGCTGCTGATGTACCGCACGGGCATCCAGCTCAATGTCATCCCCTATCGCGGCTCGGCGCCGCTGACCAACGACCTGCTGGCCGGCTCGGTCGACATGGCGCTCGACCTCGTCACCACCTATCTGCCGCATATCGAGACCGGCGCGCTGAAGGCCCTCGGCGTCACGGCGACCCAGGCGATCCCGCAGCTGCCGGACACGCCGCCGGTGCAGGCGCAGGGCGTGGCGGATTACCAGGCCACCGGCTGGATCTCCCTGCTCGGCCCCGCGAAGATGCCGGCGGAGATCGTCAGCCGCCTGAACGCCGAGAGCAATGCCTATCTGGCGCTGGAGGAGACGAAGGCATTGCTGCCGAATCTCGGCCTCACGCCGCTCGGTGGCACGGCGGCCGACCTGACGCGCCGCATGACGGCGGAGGTCGAGCTATGGCGGCCGGTCATCAAGGCCGCCAATATCTCGGTCGAGTGA
- a CDS encoding SDR family NAD(P)-dependent oxidoreductase, whose amino-acid sequence MSDLREGGLGPYGLDGRVAVVTGGSSGVGAASARRLAELGATIVIGYNSGRDRAEALAAELPGSGHFPLHLPMTDSAAIRAGAAEVEARLGRADILVNSAGTTRAVPHADLDAMDDESFDRILITNVRGPFSTIRAFAPLLKRSGDAVVVNISSLAAVNGLGSSIAYCASKAALDTMAMSLARVLGPEIRVIGISPAGVDTQFVPGRSREALLKQASLSPLKTVCQADDVALAVVAAVTHLRLSTGCTLLVDGGRHL is encoded by the coding sequence ATGAGCGATCTCAGGGAAGGGGGCCTCGGGCCCTATGGACTCGATGGCCGCGTCGCCGTCGTCACGGGCGGCAGCAGCGGTGTCGGCGCGGCTTCCGCCCGGCGCCTGGCGGAACTGGGTGCCACGATCGTCATCGGCTACAACAGTGGCCGTGACCGCGCGGAGGCACTGGCGGCGGAACTGCCCGGCAGCGGTCATTTCCCGCTCCACCTCCCCATGACCGACAGCGCCGCCATCCGCGCCGGTGCCGCGGAGGTGGAAGCGAGGCTTGGCCGTGCCGATATCCTCGTCAATTCCGCAGGAACCACGCGCGCCGTGCCGCATGCGGATCTCGACGCCATGGACGACGAAAGCTTCGACCGCATCCTCATCACCAATGTGCGCGGCCCTTTCTCCACCATCCGCGCCTTCGCGCCGCTGCTCAAGCGGAGCGGGGACGCGGTGGTGGTGAATATCTCCTCCCTTGCCGCCGTGAACGGGCTTGGCAGCAGCATCGCCTATTGCGCCTCCAAGGCGGCGCTCGACACCATGGCGATGTCGCTCGCGCGGGTGCTGGGGCCGGAGATCCGGGTCATCGGCATCTCGCCGGCCGGGGTGGATACCCAATTCGTCCCTGGCCGCAGCCGGGAAGCCTTGCTGAAGCAGGCATCCCTCTCGCCGCTGAAAACCGTCTGTCAGGCGGATGACGTGGCGCTCGCGGTCGTCGCGGCGGTCACGCATCTCCGCCTCTCAACCGGCTGCACGCTGCTGGTGGATGGGGGCCGCCACCTCTGA
- a CDS encoding nuclear transport factor 2 family protein gives MMAIDELRIRQELEALNIAFWHDVDTDWGRHAHEYFTEDGVYTTSHKSRRGREEIRGFYAERESRGPRVARHLIHNFHVTVRDADHATAEWTMCLYADDGVPPLMSEPPILIGAVRDECVRGADGRWRYASRTTSPLFKGSRPTSG, from the coding sequence ATGATGGCCATTGACGAACTCCGCATCCGGCAGGAGCTGGAGGCGCTGAACATCGCCTTCTGGCATGACGTCGATACGGACTGGGGGCGCCACGCCCATGAATACTTCACCGAGGATGGCGTTTATACCACCAGCCACAAGTCGCGGCGGGGCCGGGAGGAGATCCGCGGCTTCTATGCGGAACGCGAGTCGCGCGGCCCGCGCGTGGCCCGGCACCTGATCCATAACTTCCATGTCACCGTCAGGGATGCCGATCACGCGACGGCGGAATGGACCATGTGCCTCTACGCGGATGACGGCGTCCCGCCGCTGATGTCGGAGCCGCCGATCCTGATCGGCGCCGTCAGGGATGAATGCGTGCGGGGGGCGGATGGGCGCTGGCGCTACGCCTCCCGCACCACCTCCCCGCTGTTCAAGGGTTCGCGGCCCACCTCGGGCTGA
- a CDS encoding 3-keto-5-aminohexanoate cleavage protein has protein sequence MRTMPTIISCAVTGNITTRAHHPELPCTPEEISRACLDAAKAGAAIVHIHVRYPDGRPSMELEHYRETVERIRDSNAEVIINLTTGPGQRFVPSPEDPKLAAPGTTLMPPAQRVEHVVALRPDMCSLDFNTMYSGSSVVINTPDNLRVMAKLIREAGTLPELECFDSGDIHLARDLLADGTLGPDPFFQLVLGVKYGASASPATMSYLASLLPPGAKWSGFGVGRWEYPMLAQAWLLGGHVRVGLEDNVYIRKGVLAPDNAALVAKAAAIIDSLGGQVATAAEARRILGLRPSA, from the coding sequence GTGCGGACCATGCCCACCATCATCTCCTGCGCCGTCACCGGCAATATCACCACGCGCGCGCATCATCCGGAGCTTCCCTGCACGCCAGAGGAGATTTCCAGAGCCTGTCTCGATGCGGCGAAGGCCGGCGCGGCCATCGTCCATATCCATGTCCGCTACCCCGATGGCCGGCCTTCCATGGAGCTGGAGCATTATCGTGAAACCGTGGAGCGCATCCGCGACAGCAATGCGGAGGTGATCATCAACCTGACCACCGGCCCCGGCCAGCGCTTCGTCCCCAGCCCCGAGGACCCCAAACTCGCCGCGCCCGGAACCACGCTGATGCCGCCGGCGCAGCGGGTGGAGCATGTCGTGGCGCTGCGCCCGGATATGTGCAGCCTCGATTTCAACACGATGTATTCCGGCTCCTCCGTCGTCATCAACACGCCGGACAACCTCCGCGTCATGGCGAAGCTGATTCGCGAGGCCGGGACGCTGCCGGAGCTGGAATGCTTCGACAGCGGCGACATCCACCTGGCCAGGGACCTGCTGGCCGATGGCACGCTGGGACCGGACCCCTTCTTCCAGCTTGTGCTGGGCGTGAAATACGGCGCCTCCGCCAGCCCGGCGACGATGTCCTATCTCGCCTCCCTCCTGCCGCCGGGGGCGAAGTGGAGCGGCTTCGGCGTGGGGCGGTGGGAATATCCGATGCTGGCCCAGGCCTGGCTGCTGGGCGGGCATGTTCGGGTGGGGCTGGAGGACAATGTCTATATCAGGAAGGGCGTGCTCGCCCCCGACAACGCCGCCCTGGTCGCCAAGGCGGCGGCCATCATCGATTCCCTGGGCGGGCAGGTGGCGACGGCGGCCGAGGCGCGGCGCATCCTCGGCCTGCGGCCCTCGGCGTGA
- a CDS encoding amidohydrolase family protein: MTVSTQAADTPLVDAHFHLYTRDMPLTPWAWHHPPEDATAEQFIALMDQHGIGYGVIAAASLHGQYNDYVIRSMRRNPRLRGTAFVLPETDMYTLERMKADGIVGIRLFFRRVPNPPDLRSPEYRLLLRRVRDLDWHVHTLASGAALPEVINAMEDAGVKLVIDHFGKPDERLGIDCPGFKALLAAVERGRTWVKLSGGFRMPSPEAARNYARALLRVSGGERLVWGSDWPFAAFENQVSYAQTIADLHDWVPDAATRRLITGDTPMRLYFGA, from the coding sequence ATGACCGTTTCGACCCAGGCCGCCGACACGCCGCTCGTGGACGCGCATTTCCATCTCTACACCCGCGACATGCCCCTCACCCCCTGGGCCTGGCACCACCCGCCGGAGGATGCCACGGCCGAGCAGTTCATCGCCCTGATGGACCAGCATGGCATCGGCTACGGCGTCATCGCGGCCGCCAGCCTCCATGGCCAGTACAACGACTATGTCATCCGCTCCATGCGCCGGAATCCACGGCTGCGCGGCACCGCCTTCGTGCTGCCGGAGACGGATATGTACACGCTGGAGCGCATGAAGGCCGATGGCATCGTCGGCATCCGCCTGTTCTTCCGCCGGGTGCCGAACCCGCCGGACCTCCGCTCACCCGAATACAGGCTGTTGCTGCGGCGGGTGCGTGACCTGGACTGGCATGTCCACACGCTCGCCAGCGGCGCGGCGCTGCCGGAGGTGATCAACGCGATGGAGGATGCCGGCGTGAAGCTGGTGATCGACCATTTCGGCAAGCCCGACGAGCGCCTCGGCATCGACTGCCCCGGCTTCAAGGCGCTGCTGGCGGCGGTGGAACGCGGGCGCACCTGGGTGAAGCTGTCCGGCGGCTTCCGCATGCCCTCGCCGGAGGCGGCGCGGAATTACGCGCGGGCGCTGCTGCGCGTCTCCGGCGGGGAGCGGCTGGTCTGGGGCAGCGACTGGCCCTTCGCCGCCTTCGAGAACCAGGTGAGCTACGCCCAGACGATCGCCGACCTGCATGACTGGGTGCCCGATGCGGCGACGCGCCGGCTGATCACCGGCGACACGCCGATGCGGCTGTATTTCGGCGCCTGA
- a CDS encoding amidohydrolase family protein, which yields MPAVDSHAHAFDLSRQGWGGDRGFDILPNELGTAPQFLHLLSCHGFTHGVLINPLGGYGANNTYMLEAIAASGGRLKGVALLPDGTPEAEIRRMVEGGITGIRFNLDFPTSPPLLGPAGERALAQAREAGWIVQVHYHHGDSIIAALPVLRAARLPVVIDHCGRPDLAEGPGQAGFQALLDFGRNSDAVIKLSGAFRLTRTGSPYTDTDPYVAALIEAFTLDRCIWGSDWPFLRAKERTDYGALLAALHRVVPDAAGREKILWTNPSRLFGFTA from the coding sequence ATGCCGGCCGTTGACAGCCACGCCCATGCCTTCGATCTCTCGCGCCAGGGTTGGGGCGGGGACCGGGGCTTCGACATCCTGCCGAATGAACTCGGCACCGCGCCGCAGTTCCTGCATCTGCTCTCCTGCCACGGCTTCACCCATGGCGTGCTGATCAATCCGCTCGGCGGCTATGGCGCCAACAACACCTATATGCTGGAGGCCATCGCCGCCAGCGGGGGCAGGCTGAAGGGCGTGGCGCTGCTGCCGGATGGCACGCCGGAGGCGGAGATCCGCCGGATGGTGGAAGGCGGCATCACCGGCATCCGCTTCAACCTGGACTTCCCGACCAGCCCGCCGCTGCTGGGGCCCGCCGGGGAACGCGCCCTGGCCCAGGCGCGCGAGGCCGGCTGGATCGTGCAGGTCCACTACCACCACGGGGATTCCATCATCGCGGCCCTGCCGGTGCTGCGCGCCGCCCGCCTGCCGGTGGTCATCGACCATTGCGGCAGGCCGGACCTCGCGGAAGGCCCGGGGCAGGCCGGCTTCCAGGCCCTGCTGGATTTCGGCCGGAACAGCGATGCGGTGATCAAGCTCTCCGGCGCCTTCCGCCTCACCAGAACGGGATCGCCTTATACCGATACCGACCCCTATGTCGCGGCGCTGATCGAGGCCTTCACGCTGGACCGCTGCATCTGGGGTTCCGACTGGCCCTTCCTGCGGGCGAAGGAACGCACGGATTACGGCGCGCTGCTGGCCGCGCTGCACCGCGTCGTCCCGGATGCGGCGGGGCGGGAGAAGATCCTCTGGACCAATCCGTCACGGCTCTTCGGCTTCACGGCCTGA
- a CDS encoding Bug family tripartite tricarboxylate transporter substrate binding protein, whose protein sequence is MPLGRVSAIHRPPVLTRRHALAAAGLGLLAAPAAAQQGWPGQNARIIVPFAPGGTADIPARIIADHLTRHLGRSFVVENRSGAGGALGIRTVAQATDGHTLLHSTSAVAILPALQRDPGFDPLTDLTPITMTAAAPILLLVRADSPFRDLRSFLVRARAQPGRVSFGSSGVGTTVHLAGELLRARAGLDLLHVPYRGSAPSATALLSGETDSAFLSPVEAIPHLRAGRMRVLANAGRQRATLAPDAAAMVEEVPDYDGIQLWFGLFGPRDLPVGVVASLMRELAPLRRDSVLAERMTELGAETLLDGPEALASRMRAEVPLWKSIVEQAGIPRE, encoded by the coding sequence ATGCCGCTCGGCCGCGTATCAGCCATCCATCGCCCCCCTGTCCTGACGCGCCGCCACGCCCTGGCGGCGGCGGGTCTCGGCCTCCTCGCGGCGCCCGCCGCCGCGCAGCAGGGCTGGCCGGGCCAGAACGCGCGCATCATCGTTCCCTTCGCGCCCGGCGGCACCGCCGATATCCCGGCGCGCATCATCGCGGACCACCTGACGCGCCACCTCGGCAGGTCCTTCGTGGTGGAGAACCGCTCGGGCGCCGGCGGCGCCCTCGGCATCCGCACCGTCGCGCAGGCCACGGACGGGCATACGCTGCTGCACAGCACCTCGGCCGTGGCCATCCTTCCCGCGCTGCAGCGCGACCCCGGCTTCGACCCGCTGACGGACCTCACGCCCATCACCATGACCGCAGCCGCGCCCATCCTGCTGCTGGTCCGTGCCGACAGTCCCTTCCGTGACCTGCGGAGTTTCCTGGTCCGCGCGCGCGCCCAGCCGGGCCGGGTCAGCTTCGGCTCCTCCGGCGTCGGCACCACCGTCCACCTGGCGGGCGAGCTGCTGCGCGCGCGCGCGGGGCTGGACCTGCTGCATGTGCCCTATCGCGGCTCCGCCCCCTCGGCCACGGCGCTGCTGAGCGGAGAGACGGATTCCGCCTTCCTCAGCCCGGTCGAGGCCATCCCGCATCTGCGGGCAGGCCGGATGCGCGTGCTGGCGAATGCCGGGCGCCAGCGGGCCACGCTCGCGCCCGATGCCGCCGCCATGGTGGAGGAGGTGCCGGATTACGACGGCATCCAGCTCTGGTTCGGCCTGTTCGGCCCGCGCGACCTGCCGGTCGGGGTCGTCGCCAGCCTGATGCGGGAGCTGGCGCCGCTGCGCCGGGATTCCGTGCTGGCGGAGCGCATGACGGAACTGGGCGCGGAGACGCTGCTGGACGGGCCGGAGGCGCTGGCGAGCCGGATGCGCGCCGAGGTGCCGCTGTGGAAAAGCATCGTGGAGCAGGCAGGAATTCCTCGCGAATGA